The following coding sequences are from one Deinococcus humi window:
- a CDS encoding CopG family transcriptional regulator, which produces MTVRLEGALVTQLDKIAKANDISRTAVIEEMLLHQLEQQDEELASTFLLPRVEKVLVDLFDRHLWSLRTVLIQGTVEASVAAHLGLVKFAADNGYTKGQLSELRNQAYRRATTRLKKKGVQDDEVSDLE; this is translated from the coding sequence GTGACGGTACGACTGGAAGGGGCACTTGTGACACAGCTGGACAAGATCGCCAAGGCAAACGACATCTCTAGGACTGCTGTGATCGAAGAGATGCTGCTCCACCAGCTGGAGCAGCAGGACGAAGAGCTGGCCAGCACGTTCCTGTTGCCGAGGGTTGAGAAGGTGTTGGTGGATCTATTTGACCGCCATCTGTGGAGCCTGCGCACCGTGCTGATCCAGGGTACCGTCGAAGCGTCTGTTGCCGCCCATCTCGGGTTGGTGAAGTTCGCGGCGGACAACGGATACACGAAGGGGCAGTTGAGTGAACTGAGGAATCAGGCCTATAGGCGGGCCACCACGCGCCTGAAGAAGAAAGGTGTTCAGGACGATGAGGTGAGCGACCTTGAGTAA
- a CDS encoding GGDEF domain-containing protein yields the protein MNPLGILNELLVNLAMLIAGVTFITLTSQGQDTRESAVRLLLRYSSSVLLGLFLMTHSVGLAPGLLFDFRGVVIALAARRYGLVAGLLVALPLTLYRLSLGGAGAWPGVANLLLVAVLAGAGTGLARRIPRYQEDTVAHRVWTALVLFGIAHLPIFLAFFLAGKPVVQALPIYLTLTVLSALGLVAAHLVKQSRLQSLSQTEQLKQLVFVDPLTGALNRRRFDEDFRRTEQPAFVLLLDLDQFKQINDTFGHERGDSVLRALVRTLQETVRSTDGVYRLGGEEFAVLLSPCDEMAVMRVAQGLRRRVQDLVAARAGLGGEQQVTVSGGLVRLDGEKRDVLRSADKLLYQAKSAGRNCIMTNLPLGPMADGSECRPLCSTGMLPALG from the coding sequence ATGAACCCCTTAGGGATCCTGAACGAGTTACTGGTCAATCTGGCCATGCTGATTGCCGGCGTCACGTTCATCACCCTGACCTCCCAGGGCCAGGACACCCGGGAGTCCGCCGTCCGCTTGCTGCTGCGGTATAGCAGCAGCGTTCTCCTCGGCCTTTTTCTGATGACTCATAGCGTTGGGCTCGCACCGGGTTTGCTGTTTGATTTCCGAGGCGTCGTGATCGCTCTGGCGGCGCGCCGCTACGGGCTGGTCGCGGGACTGCTCGTCGCTCTGCCTTTGACGCTCTACCGCCTTTCGCTGGGCGGTGCTGGTGCCTGGCCTGGGGTGGCAAACCTGCTGCTGGTGGCCGTGCTGGCTGGCGCGGGCACCGGTCTGGCCCGCCGGATCCCCCGCTATCAGGAAGACACCGTCGCCCACCGGGTCTGGACCGCCCTGGTCCTGTTTGGGATCGCCCATCTGCCGATCTTTCTGGCCTTCTTCCTGGCTGGAAAACCGGTGGTGCAGGCCCTTCCGATCTACCTGACGCTCACGGTCCTTAGTGCGCTGGGCCTGGTGGCAGCGCACCTGGTCAAGCAAAGCCGCCTGCAGTCGTTGTCCCAGACCGAGCAGCTCAAGCAGCTGGTGTTTGTCGATCCCCTGACCGGCGCTCTGAACCGTCGCCGCTTCGACGAGGATTTCCGCCGGACCGAGCAGCCCGCCTTCGTCCTGCTGCTGGACCTTGACCAGTTCAAGCAGATCAACGACACGTTCGGACATGAGCGGGGGGACAGCGTGCTGCGAGCCCTGGTGCGGACCCTGCAGGAGACGGTGCGGTCCACCGATGGGGTCTACCGCCTGGGCGGCGAAGAGTTTGCGGTGCTGCTTTCGCCCTGTGATGAGATGGCGGTCATGCGGGTCGCCCAAGGCCTGCGTCGCCGCGTCCAGGACCTGGTGGCGGCGCGGGCCGGACTTGGCGGAGAACAACAGGTCACGGTCTCTGGTGGACTGGTGCGCCTGGATGGCGAGAAGCGAGACGTGTTGCGCTCGGCGGACAAGTTGCTGTATCAAGCCAAGAGCGCGGGCCGCAACTGCATCATGACCAACCTCCCCCTCGGGCCCATGGCGGATGGGAGTGAGTGCCGTCCGCTGTGTTCGACAGGCATGTTGCCTGCTTTGGGTTGA